Proteins encoded within one genomic window of Sebastes fasciatus isolate fSebFas1 chromosome 18, fSebFas1.pri, whole genome shotgun sequence:
- the LOC141756450 gene encoding zinc-binding protein A33-like, with product MAARASPTELDFTCPVCCEIFKDPVVLLCGHSFCKHCLKEWWRQSGLQTCPVCKEIFPMAQPPRNLSLRNLSDDLRQEKIKRANSESKDICRLHSEKLKLFCQDDQQLICLICRDAQKHKTHNCVPINEAAEPCRAQLKLEMMHLKTKLGTFKAHKRTCDEMDGHIKLQAQQTEKTIKEDFQKLYQFLGAEEAARIDAVRREATIKSEAMNIRIFNLTAEISSLTDKIKTLERKTKAEDVFLMLNFKSTVERSQCNLPDPETPSGALIDEAKHLGNLLFLVWRKMRNLFQYTPVTLDPNTGSSGLTISEHLTRSTKSDKDQPLPDNPERLRGFDVLGSEGFSSGKHSWDVEIGGYLAVGVAVKGKIHINMWGIYMCDCDDMLHERSPENDLKVVSKDSFPQKVRVQLDYDQGILSFFDLVRKTPVHTIKHTFTETVFPYFSHDAKILPAEMSVMIRKPR from the exons ATGGCTGCTAGAGCATCACCGACAGAATTGGATTTCACCTGCCCCGTGTGCTGTGAGATATTTAAGGATCCTGTTGTGCTGTTGTGCGGTCACAGCTTCTGTAAGCACTGTCTTAAGGAATGGTGGAGACAGAGTGGACTCCAGACATGCCCAGTCTGTAAGGAAATATTTCCAATGGCGCAGCCTCCACGTAATCTGTCACTGAGAAACCTGTCTGACGACTTGAGACAAGAGAAGATTAAGAGAGCTAACTCCGAATCCAAGGACATCTGCAGACTGCACAGTGAGAAACTCAAGCTCTTCTGTCAGGATGATCAACAGCTCATCTGTTTGATTTGTAGagatgcacaaaaacacaagacaCACAACTGTGTGCCCATCAACGAAGCAGCAGAACCCTGTAGG GCCCAACTCAAGCTTGAGATGATgcatttaaaaaccaaactgggGACATTTAAAGCTCATAAACGCACGTGTGATGAAATGGACGGCCACATCAAG ctccaggCTCAGCAGACTGAGAAGACAATCAAAGAGGATTTTCAGAAGCTTTACCAGTTCCTGGGAGCAGAGGAGGCTGCTAGGATTGATGCAGTGAGGAGAGAGGCGACAATCAAGAGTGAAGCAATGAACATCAGGATTTTTAATTTGACGGCAGAGATCTCCTCGCTCACGGACAAAATCAAAACCTTAGAGAGGAAGACGAAAGCTGAGGACGTCTTCTTAATGCTG AATTTCAAATCCACTGTGGAGCG ATCTCAGTGCAACCTACCAGACCCAGAGACTCCATCAGGAGCCCTGATCGAtgaggccaaacacctggggaACCTGCTGTTCCTAGTctggaggaagatgaggaactTATTCCAGTACA CTCCTGTAACTCTGGACCCCAACACTGGCAGCAGTGGATTAACCATATCCGAACACTTGACCCGTTCGACAAAAAGCGACAAGGATCAGCCGCTTCCTGATAACCCAGAAAGGCTGCGCGGCTTTGACGTTCTTGGCTCTGAAGGCTTTAGCTCTGGAAAACACAGCTGGGACGTGGAGATTGGGGGTTATTTGGCTGTTGGTGTGGCTGTTAAGGGTAAAATCCATATAAACATGTGGGGCATCTACATGTGCGATTGCGATGACATGCTGCATGAACGTTCTCCAGAGAATGATTTGAAAGTTGTATCTAAAGACTCATTTCCCCAAAAGGTCAGAGTGCAGCTGGACTATGACCAAGGGATTCTATCATTTTTTGACCTTGTTAGGAAAACACCTGTACACACCATCAAACACACTTTCACAGAAACAGTCTTTCCGTATTTTAGTCATGATGCAAAAATCCTTCCAGCTGAAATGTCAGTGATGATAAGAAAACCCAGATAA
- the LOC141755996 gene encoding zinc-binding protein A33-like, translating to MAARASPTEVDFSCTVCCEIFKDPVVLLCGHSFCKHCLKEWWRQSGLQTCPVCKEIFPMAQPPRNLALRNLSDDLRREKIKRANSGSEDICRLHSEKLKLVCLDDQQLICVICRDAQKHKTHNCVPINEAAESCRIQLKLETMHLKTKLGSFKAHKRTCDRLDGHIMLQAQQTEKTIKEDFKKLYQFLRAEEAARIDAVRREATIKNEAMNIRIFNLTVEISSLTDKIKTLEGEMKDEDISFMLNVKSTKRRYRCKLPDPETPSGALIDEAKHLGNLLFLVWMKMKNLIQYTPVTLDPNTGGIAVIISEHMTRSTESDKSQPLPDNPERLHCTEVLGSEGFSSGKHSWDVEVGGYWTVGVAAEGNISTNMWGIYMSDCTDMLNELTPEDYVKVVSRNSFPQTVRVQLDYDQGILSFFDLDRKTPVHTIKHTFTETVFPYFRLNAKILPAEISVMIGKPR from the exons ATGGCTGCTAGAGCATCACCAACAGAAGTGGATTTCTCCTGCACTGTGTGCTGTGAGATATTTAAGGAtcctgttgtgttgttgtgcgGTCACAGCTTCTGTAAGCACTGTCTTAAGGAGTGGTGGAGACAGAGTGGACTCCAGACATGCCCAGTCTGTAAGGAAATATTTCCAATGGCTCAGCCTCCACGTAATCTGGCACTGAGAAACCTGTCTGACGACTTGAGACGAGAAAAGATCAAGAGAGCTAACTCAGGATCTGAGGACATCTGCAGACTGCACAGTGAGAAACTCAAGCTCGTCTGTTTGGATGATCAACAGCTCATCTGTGTGATTTGTAGagatgcacaaaaacacaagacaCACAACTGTGTGCCCATCAACGAAGCAGCAGAATCCTGTAGG ATCCAACTCAAGCTAGAGACGATgcatttaaaaaccaaactgggGTCTTTTAAAGCTCATAAACGCACTTGTGATAGATTGGACGGCCACATCATG ctccaggCTCAGCAGACTGAGAAGACCATCAAAGAGGATTTTAAGAAGCTTTACCAGTTCCTGCGAGCAGAGGAGGCTGCTAGGATTGATGCAGTGAGGAGAGAGGCGACAATCAAGAATGAAGCAATGAACATCAGGATTTTTAATTTGACGGTAGAGATCTCCTCGCTCACAGACAAAATCAAAACCTTAGAGGGGGAGATGAAAGATGAGGACATCTCATTTATGCTG AATGTCAAATCCACTAAGAGGCG ATATCGGTGCAAGCTACCAGACCCAGAGACTCCATCAGGAGCCCTGATCGAtgaggccaaacacctggggaACCTGCTGTTCCTAGtctggatgaagatgaagaactTAATCCAGTACA CTCCTGTAActctggacccaaacactggTGGCATAGCAGTGATTATATCCGAACACATGACCCGTTCGACAGAAAGTGACAAGAGTCAGCCGCTTCCTGATAACCCAGAAAGGCTACATTGCACTGAGGTTCTTGGCTCTGAAGGCTTTAGTTCTGGAAAACACAGCTGGGACGTGGAGGTGGGGGGCTATTGGACTGTTGGTGTGGCTGCTGAGGGTAACATCTCTACAAACATGTGGGGCATCTACATGAGCGATTGCACTGACATGCTGAATGAACTTACTCCAGAGGATTATGTGAAAGTTGTATCTAGAAACTCATTTCCCCAAACGGTCAGAGTGCAGCTGGACTATGACCAAGGGATTCTATCATTTTTTGACCTTGATAGGAAAACACCTGTACACACCATCAAACACACTTTCACAGAAACAGTCTTTCCATATTTTAGATTGAATGCAAAAATCCTTCCAGCTGAAATTTCAGTGATGATAGGAAAACCCAGATAA
- the LOC141756465 gene encoding zinc-binding protein A33-like, which yields MAARASPTEVDFSCTVCCEIFKDPVMLLCGHSFCKHCLKEWWRQSGLQTCPVCKEIFPMAQPPRNLALRNLSDDLRREKIKRANSGSKDICRLHSEKLKLVCLDDQELICVICRDAQKHKTHNCVPINEAAESCRIQLKLETMHLKTKLGSFKAHKRTCDRLDGHIMLQAQQTEKTIKEDFKKLYQFLRAEEAARIDAVRREATIKSEAMNIRIFNLTVEISSLTDKIKTLEGEMKAEDVSFILNVKSTKRRYRCKLPDPETPSGALIDEAKHLGNLLFLVWMKMKNLIQYTPVTLDPNTGGIAVIISEHMTRSTESDKSQPLPDNPERLHCTEVLGSEGFSSGKHSWDVEVGGYWTVGVAAEGNISTNMWGIYMSDCTDMLNELTPEDYVKVVSRNSFPQTVRVQLDYDQGILSFFDLDRKTPVHTIKHTFTETVFPYFRLNAKILPAEISVMIGKPR from the exons ATGGCTGCTAGAGCATCACCAACAGAAGTGGATTTCTCCTGCACTGTGTGCTGTGAGATATTTAAGGATCCTGTTATGTTGTTGTGCGGTCACAGCTTCTGTAAGCACTGTCTTAAGGAGTGGTGGAGACAGAGTGGACTCCAGACATGCCCAGTCTGTAAGGAAATATTTCCAATGGCTCAGCCTCCACGTAATCTGGCACTGAGAAACCTGTCTGACGACTTGAGACGAGAAAAGATCAAGAGAGCTAACTCAGGATCTAAGGACATCTGCAGACTGCACAGTGAGAAACTCAAGCTCGTCTGTTTGGATGATCAAGAGCTCATCTGTGTGATTTGTAGagatgcacaaaaacacaagacaCACAACTGTGTGCCCATCAACGAAGCAGCAGAATCCTGTAGG ATCCAACTCAAGCTAGAGACGATgcatttaaaaaccaaactgggGTCTTTTAAAGCTCATAAACGCACTTGTGATAGATTGGACGGCCACATCATG ctccaggCTCAGCAGACTGAGAAGACCATCAAAGAGGATTTTAAGAAGCTTTACCAGTTCCTGCGAGCAGAGGAGGCTGCTAGGATTGATGCAGTGAGGAGAGAGGCGACAATCAAGAGTGAAGCAATGAACATCAGGATTTTTAATTTGACGGTAGAGATCTCCTCGCTCACAGACAAAATCAAAACCTTAGAGGGGGAGATGAAAGCTGAGGACGTCTCATTTATACTG AATGTCAAATCCACTAAGAGGCG ATATCGGTGCAAGCTACCAGACCCAGAGACTCCATCAGGAGCCCTGATCGAtgaggccaaacacctggggaACCTGCTGTTCCTAGtctggatgaagatgaagaactTAATCCAGTACA CTCCTGTAActctggacccaaacactggTGGCATAGCAGTGATTATATCCGAACACATGACCCGTTCGACAGAAAGTGACAAGAGTCAGCCGCTTCCTGATAACCCAGAAAGGCTACATTGCACTGAGGTTCTTGGCTCTGAAGGCTTTAGTTCTGGAAAACACAGCTGGGACGTGGAGGTGGGGGGCTATTGGACTGTTGGTGTGGCTGCTGAGGGTAACATCTCTACAAACATGTGGGGCATCTACATGAGCGATTGCACTGACATGCTGAATGAACTTACTCCAGAGGATTATGTGAAAGTTGTATCTAGAAACTCATTTCCCCAAACGGTCAGAGTGCAGCTGGACTATGACCAAGGGATTCTATCATTTTTTGACCTTGATAGGAAAACACCTGTACACACCATCAAACACACTTTCACAGAAACAGTCTTTCCATATTTTAGATTGAATGCAAAAATCCTTCCAGCTGAAATTTCAGTGATGATAGGAAAACCCAGATAA